From Micromonospora auratinigra:
ATCCTGCTGCTCGCCCTGCGCCGCAAGCAGTACCGGCAGCTCAAGCAGCGGATGCTGATCACCTTCTGCGTGACCGGGGTGTTCTGGATCGCCGGCGCGTTCGTGTCGACCAACCCGCGGGTGGTGCTCTGGTCGATCGCGCTGCTGCTGGAGTACCTGGGGCAGCGCTTCGGCTGGCCGGTGCCCTTCCTGGGCCGCTCGACGGTGTCGCGCTGGGACATCCACGGGGAGCACCTCTCCGAGCGCTACCAGCAGATCTTCCTGGTCGCGCTGGGCGAGACCATCCTGGTCGCCGGGGTGTCGTACAGCCGCGACCCGTTCAGCCTGACCCACACCGGCGCGTTCGCCGCGGCGCTGGTCACCTCGATCCTGCTCTGGCGCATCTACGTGCAGCGGGCCGGGCAGATCCTGGCCGAGGCGGTCACCCACGCCCGGCACCCGGCCGCCGTGGGCCGTTCCGCCGCCGACACCCACCTGGTGATGATCGTCGGGGTGGTCGCCACCGCGATCGGCTACGAGCTGGTCAGCGAGCACCCGACCGGGCACAACGAGGCGTCGTGGATCACCATGGTCCTCGGCGGTCCGGCGGTCTTCCTGGCCGGCCGGGCCCGCTTCGAGTACGAGGTGTTCGGCCGGGTGTCGCCGTCGCGCTGGGTGGCGATCCTGGTGCTGCTGGCGCTGCTGCCGCTGCTGGTGCACCACGCGCCGCTGTACGCGGCG
This genomic window contains:
- a CDS encoding low temperature requirement protein A yields the protein MRIDEPKALLPADQGGRATFLELFFDLVYVFALTRIGTRAFEDLALEKGYASAWQAFTGGGKTLLLLLALWALWQGTAWTTSRYDPHHIWLQTIVITALVCSMVMGIAIPRAFSKTGLAFAIAYVVAQVVRPAILLLALRRKQYRQLKQRMLITFCVTGVFWIAGAFVSTNPRVVLWSIALLLEYLGQRFGWPVPFLGRSTVSRWDIHGEHLSERYQQIFLVALGETILVAGVSYSRDPFSLTHTGAFAAALVTSILLWRIYVQRAGQILAEAVTHARHPAAVGRSAADTHLVMIVGVVATAIGYELVSEHPTGHNEASWITMVLGGPAVFLAGRARFEYEVFGRVSPSRWVAILVLLALLPLLVHHAPLYAAAAAALVLLAVAVADARRAWGRPPEKAAPPF